The nucleotide sequence ACTCATACCATCAGCCATGATGAGACGGCAAAAAACATTGATCGAATGTATTCAATAGCGATCAATGCAGATGCGATCGCTAGGGCGATTACTTATGCCATCGAACAACCTGGGGATGTTGATGTCAATGAGATCATTATCCGTCCTACCAAGCAAGAACTTTAATCTCAATTGGACAGAAAATAAATCATGAGCCAAGAACTTAACCACAAAAAAATTGCCATTTTAGTCGCTGACGGTTTTGAACAAGTCGAACTAACTGAACCCAAACAAGCTTTTGAAGCAGCAGGGGCGCAAACCCATATCATTTCTCCTAAGAGCGATCGCGTTGAAGGCTGGAATCATTTTGATCGAGGAGATTCTTTTACAGTTGATGTTCCCCTAGAACAAGCCAAAGCAGAAGATTATGATGCCTTATTGCTTCCAGGGGGAGTAGCTAACCCCGACCAATTACGCACCCAAGAAGCAGCCGTGCAATTTATCAAATCGTTCTTTGACGCTGGTAAACCAGTTGCAGCTATTTGTCACGGACCTTGGACTTTGATTGAAGCTAAAGTAGTCAAAGGACGCACTGTTACTTCTTGGCCTTCCCTCAAAACAGATTTAGAGAATGCAGGGGCTAATTGGGTTGATCGCGAAGTTGTAGAAGACAATGGTTTAGTAACCAGTCGCAACCCCAAAGACATTCCAGCTTTTAACCAAAAGGCGATTGAGTTGTTTGCTAAACAACCAGCGATGAAGTAAATCATAGGTATTTAGTCTGGAATTTAGCTTCCAGACTCAAAATCAAATAACTGCACAAGCTAGATTGGTAGGTATCTACGAAGAATAAATAGTCATTTGATTATGACTTCAACGGAAAGTTTATTGAGAAAGCCGAACGGCAAGATCGGCGATCGCTTCGGCTTTTTTGGGGCTATTTTCGGGAAGAAATTGTAGCATATCGATAGCTGGTTGAGTTTTTCCTGATCTAGCTAATTGCTGAGCCACGCTAATCGCAACATCTTCACTTTTGCTAGTTTTCGCAAGCTGTATACCTCGATCGCTGTCTCCTACTTCGATTAACTTAGGAGCTATAATGGCGATCGCTTCGTCTTTCCAACTATCTGCAATCTCTCGATCTGCGAGGATTTTTTCCATAATTGGTAAAGTTAGTGAGACTTGCTCTTTAGTTGTTAATTTGGGAGCTATAGTTTTTAAAAAGCTGACTAAATCAACACTACTGCTAATCTTTGATGCTACCTGAAAGGCGGATTCAATTTCTCCTTTTTCAGCTAATGCAGAGGTAATTAGAGTTAAAGTATTCTGCTGCCAATATTCGTCAGTAATTGTTGTATTTATTTGTAATGCTCGATCTAGCTGTCCAATTTTTACCAATTCAACCGCAATCTGCTGGCGAATATTTCTAGTTTGAGAGAGTTTGTAATCATCAAAAGCGCGTTGAGGATCGGGAGTAATTTGGGGTAACTGTAAGCTTTGCGCCAGTAAAGTGTTAGCTGCTGCGGATTCTCCTTGCTGGTAAAGTTTTTTGGCGACGGGGATTGTAATTAGAGCCTTCACTTCTGATTTAAAAGGTTCATCGATTAGATTAACTAGCTGCTGAGATTTTTCTGTAGCTCCCACTTCTGCTAATTTAAAGGCGATCGCAATTAGTTCCGGTTCTTTACTACCATTGGTATATGGTGGGTCTAAAGTCAATCCAGAGGGTACTTTATCGGCGATTTGTGTGGCGATATTGAAAGCGAGATCGATCTCACCAATTTCTAGCAACTTAATCGCGATTGCAGACCAAATTTCTGCTTTTTCGGACAGATCGCGGGTAATTTTACTAGCGCTCTTCCAGGTTTGTTTGAGGCGATCGCTCTGGTTAAAATGGCTGAGAATAGCTGTAAATGCCCAAAGTTGATAACTTTGGGTTGATTCTCCAGTAGCAGAACTACAACCATAAACTTGATTTGCTACTTTTAAGGCTTCATCAAATCGTGCCATTAAACTGAGATTTTGACCAATTCCGACGAGTAAACCGAACTTGTCATTGCCACAACTACCATTGGAAAGGTAAGTATATCTAATATCCTCGTCAGCAATTTTACCAGCCATTTTTAACGCTTGAGATAAAGGTTCTCTCGCTGCATCGATCTTGCCATCTGCAATTAAACTTGTAGCAATGCCGTTAAATGCTTCTGCTTTGCTAAGTGGAGACGGGAGCTTTTTAGTTATTTGCAAAGCTTGTTTAATTTGCCCAGCTTTAGCCATATTAATGATGATATCGACTAATGCTCGATCTCTAAAGTAAGGATCTTGAGTCGGATCGTCTTTTTTACTATTTGCTTGGTGCAACTTCACCGCACGGTTAAATAGCTGCATGGCGCGCTGAGTTTTCCCTAGTTTAGCAATATCGACGGCGATCGCAGATATTGCCACATAATTATCTTCTGGGACAATTTTGATGGCTTGTTCCAAAACTGCCAAGGCGCGCTCTTTTTCGCCCACGGTTGCCATTTTTGAGGCTATAGCTACCAAAACAGTGCGTCTCTCTGCTAGATCGTTCACTGCTAATGCTACTTCCACAGCGCGATCGAACAACTGCAATGCTTCTTGGCGATTACCTGTAGCGGCTAATTCAATTGCCAGAACAGCTAGAGTGTCAGCAGGGCGATCGGAGGTAGGATTTTGAGAGAAAATGGAGGTTGGACTTTGAGCCGCTAGCAAGTTACCAGGAAGTATGAAGATGAGCCATAGAGCAATAGTGGATCGAATAGTTACAGCCATAGGAATTGGGTATAAAGAAGGGTGCGTCTAGATGCACCCTTCTAGCGTCTAAAACTTAGCCAAGTGGCATATATTCAAACACATCATGAGTACCACCGCGTAGCACAGAAGCTACCTGACGACCGCGAAAACGCTTACCAGTGAAGCTTTCTAGTACACCTTGGACAGCACCGAGGGTAAAGGTGCATTGACGCTCAGAACCATTAGC is from Merismopedia glauca CCAP 1448/3 and encodes:
- a CDS encoding type 1 glutamine amidotransferase domain-containing protein gives rise to the protein MSQELNHKKIAILVADGFEQVELTEPKQAFEAAGAQTHIISPKSDRVEGWNHFDRGDSFTVDVPLEQAKAEDYDALLLPGGVANPDQLRTQEAAVQFIKSFFDAGKPVAAICHGPWTLIEAKVVKGRTVTSWPSLKTDLENAGANWVDREVVEDNGLVTSRNPKDIPAFNQKAIELFAKQPAMK
- a CDS encoding tetratricopeptide repeat protein produces the protein MAVTIRSTIALWLIFILPGNLLAAQSPTSIFSQNPTSDRPADTLAVLAIELAATGNRQEALQLFDRAVEVALAVNDLAERRTVLVAIASKMATVGEKERALAVLEQAIKIVPEDNYVAISAIAVDIAKLGKTQRAMQLFNRAVKLHQANSKKDDPTQDPYFRDRALVDIIINMAKAGQIKQALQITKKLPSPLSKAEAFNGIATSLIADGKIDAAREPLSQALKMAGKIADEDIRYTYLSNGSCGNDKFGLLVGIGQNLSLMARFDEALKVANQVYGCSSATGESTQSYQLWAFTAILSHFNQSDRLKQTWKSASKITRDLSEKAEIWSAIAIKLLEIGEIDLAFNIATQIADKVPSGLTLDPPYTNGSKEPELIAIAFKLAEVGATEKSQQLVNLIDEPFKSEVKALITIPVAKKLYQQGESAAANTLLAQSLQLPQITPDPQRAFDDYKLSQTRNIRQQIAVELVKIGQLDRALQINTTITDEYWQQNTLTLITSALAEKGEIESAFQVASKISSSVDLVSFLKTIAPKLTTKEQVSLTLPIMEKILADREIADSWKDEAIAIIAPKLIEVGDSDRGIQLAKTSKSEDVAISVAQQLARSGKTQPAIDMLQFLPENSPKKAEAIADLAVRLSQ